The following are encoded in a window of Kitasatospora sp. NBC_01250 genomic DNA:
- a CDS encoding class I adenylate-forming enzyme family protein, which yields MPAKILAENSAATLAEFEQDTLRIAQVLRERGVGLGDRVLLKAGNSIAYVSVLFALMHLGASVVLVDQQEKQEATGSIIRRAGTKLVLVDDDAPVPADTEPVYLYELISAAPDLAVTEERLSFDAWSDLDDALIMWSSGSTGEPKGIVKNGGRMLANLERNARHMGHRADDVLLPLLPFSHQYGLSMVLIAWIVQGSLVIAPYKRADRALRMAGHSGATVLDATPASYRSMLNIIGQKPSLAGALRTVRMFCSGAAPLDQSLVERYVERFGLPLLDSYGSTEAGNVAFATSDNAVSCGQVMDGLRVRVVDDEENEVPAGEVGELLVETPDVMVGYLTPDGGIDPVDQRVFRTGDLGYLDAAGNLFVLGRKFAVHRNGYTLYPEIVERKAAAGGCSVRIVPLPDERRGSSLVFFVEDEQQRDAAHWRAVLGELLPAYEQPNRVIVVEQFPLNRNGKPDKRRMTELAENASNMTTHRDIA from the coding sequence ATGCCGGCCAAGATCCTCGCGGAGAACTCCGCAGCGACGCTCGCCGAGTTCGAGCAGGACACCCTGCGGATCGCCCAGGTCCTGCGGGAGCGGGGCGTGGGACTGGGCGACCGGGTACTGCTGAAGGCCGGCAACTCGATCGCCTATGTCTCGGTCCTCTTCGCCCTGATGCACCTGGGCGCCTCGGTGGTGCTGGTGGACCAGCAGGAGAAGCAGGAGGCCACCGGCTCGATCATCCGGCGGGCCGGCACCAAGCTGGTCCTGGTGGACGACGACGCCCCGGTGCCGGCCGACACCGAGCCCGTCTACCTCTACGAACTGATCTCCGCCGCACCCGACTTGGCGGTCACCGAGGAGCGGCTCTCGTTCGACGCCTGGTCCGACCTGGACGACGCGCTGATCATGTGGTCCTCCGGGTCGACCGGCGAGCCCAAGGGCATCGTCAAGAACGGCGGCCGGATGCTGGCCAACCTGGAGCGCAACGCCCGGCACATGGGCCACCGCGCCGACGACGTCCTGCTGCCGCTGCTGCCCTTCTCGCACCAGTACGGCCTGTCGATGGTGCTGATCGCCTGGATCGTCCAGGGGTCACTGGTGATCGCCCCCTACAAGCGCGCCGACCGGGCGCTGCGGATGGCCGGGCACTCGGGCGCCACCGTGCTGGACGCGACCCCGGCCAGCTACCGCAGCATGCTGAACATCATCGGCCAGAAGCCCTCCCTGGCCGGGGCGTTGCGCACGGTGCGGATGTTCTGCAGCGGCGCCGCCCCGCTCGACCAGTCGTTGGTGGAGCGCTACGTCGAACGCTTCGGCCTGCCGCTGCTGGACAGCTACGGCAGCACCGAGGCGGGCAACGTGGCCTTCGCCACCAGCGACAACGCCGTCTCCTGCGGGCAGGTCATGGACGGCCTGCGGGTGCGGGTGGTGGACGACGAGGAGAACGAGGTGCCGGCCGGCGAGGTGGGCGAACTGCTCGTTGAGACACCGGACGTGATGGTCGGCTACCTCACCCCGGACGGCGGGATCGACCCGGTGGACCAGCGCGTCTTCCGCACCGGGGACCTCGGCTACCTCGACGCGGCGGGCAACCTCTTCGTGCTGGGCCGCAAGTTCGCGGTGCACCGCAACGGCTACACGCTCTACCCCGAGATCGTCGAGCGCAAGGCGGCGGCCGGCGGCTGCTCGGTGCGGATCGTGCCGCTGCCGGACGAGCGCCGCGGCAGCAGCCTGGTCTTCTTCGTGGAGGACGAGCAGCAGCGCGACGCCGCCCACTGGCGCGCGGTGCTGGGCGAGTTGCTGCCGGCCTACGAGCAGCCCAACCGGGTGATCGTGGTGGAGCAGTTCCCGCTCAACCGCAACGGCAAGCCGGACAAGCGCCGGATGACGGAGCTCGCCGAAAACGCAAGTAATATGACGACTCATCGGGATATCGCCTGA
- a CDS encoding PH domain-containing protein, producing MPHSDGPRLRPPRHRVERRAIAWWVVRAALIPMPTALVLGVLDLLIPPARFVFGPLFLAVLLPGLCYLVVMPLWRYRVHRWETTDQAVYTASGWLWQRRRVAPLSRIQTVDTVRGPLEQLFGLSAVKVTTASVAGAVTIRGLDRHRAAEVVEHLTAVTQATPGDAT from the coding sequence GTGCCCCACTCCGACGGACCTCGCCTGCGCCCGCCCCGCCACCGGGTCGAGCGCCGGGCCATCGCCTGGTGGGTGGTGCGGGCCGCACTGATCCCGATGCCCACCGCGCTGGTGCTGGGCGTGCTCGACCTGCTCATCCCGCCGGCCCGGTTCGTCTTCGGCCCGCTCTTCCTGGCCGTCCTGCTGCCCGGACTCTGCTACCTGGTCGTCATGCCGCTGTGGCGCTACCGGGTGCACCGCTGGGAGACCACCGACCAGGCCGTCTACACCGCCTCCGGCTGGCTCTGGCAGCGCCGGCGGGTGGCGCCGCTGTCGCGGATCCAGACCGTGGACACCGTGCGCGGCCCGCTGGAGCAGCTCTTCGGGCTCAGCGCCGTCAAGGTCACCACGGCCTCCGTCGCGGGCGCCGTGACCATCCGGGGGCTGGACCGGCACCGGGCCGCCGAGGTCGTGGAGCACCTGACCGCCGTCACCCAGGCCACCCCGGGGGACGCGACGTGA
- a CDS encoding carbon-nitrogen hydrolase family protein, with translation MRIACWQAACGSPDVPHLLERLRTAARQAAEAGAELLVAPEMTVGGYPLRPGMLAEAREPAGGRHGAAVAGIAREHRIALLYGWPESDGDAVYNASRLVSAEGVPLAGYRKAHLFGEVDRSRFVPGDNGVVQARLGELTVGLLICYDVEFPEAVRAHALAGTQLLLVPTALMNPWHVVARTLVPARAFESQLYIAYANWIGERGGLDFCGLSTVAAPDGTRLTREEPTEGLLLAEIDPAVVAKARRDTPYLHDRRPELYQGLPDRLG, from the coding sequence ATGAGAATTGCTTGCTGGCAGGCCGCGTGCGGCTCCCCCGACGTTCCGCACCTGCTGGAGCGGCTTCGGACGGCGGCCCGGCAGGCGGCCGAGGCGGGCGCGGAGCTGCTGGTCGCCCCGGAGATGACCGTGGGCGGCTACCCGCTGCGGCCCGGCATGCTGGCCGAGGCCCGTGAACCGGCCGGTGGCCGGCACGGCGCCGCAGTGGCCGGGATCGCCCGCGAGCACCGCATCGCGCTGCTGTACGGCTGGCCGGAGAGCGACGGGGACGCGGTCTACAACGCGAGCCGGCTCGTCTCCGCCGAGGGCGTCCCGCTGGCCGGCTACCGCAAGGCGCACCTGTTCGGCGAGGTGGACCGGTCCCGGTTCGTGCCGGGCGACAACGGCGTGGTGCAGGCGCGGCTCGGCGAACTGACGGTCGGTCTGCTGATCTGCTACGACGTCGAGTTCCCGGAGGCCGTCCGGGCCCACGCCCTGGCCGGCACCCAACTGCTGCTGGTGCCGACCGCACTGATGAACCCCTGGCACGTGGTCGCGCGCACCCTGGTGCCCGCCAGAGCCTTCGAGAGCCAGCTCTACATCGCCTACGCCAACTGGATCGGCGAGCGCGGCGGCCTGGACTTCTGCGGGCTGAGCACCGTGGCGGCCCCGGACGGCACCCGGCTCACCCGGGAGGAGCCCACCGAGGGCCTGCTCCTGGCCGAGATCGACCCGGCGGTGGTGGCCAAGGCGCGCCGCGACACTCCCTACCTCCATGACCGGCGCCCCGAGCTCTACCAGGGCCTGCCCGACCGCCTGGGCTGA
- a CDS encoding PH domain-containing protein, producing MSTGTQEPAGTAGTAGSAGSADTAGTTDGAAAAGPTRPAEAAQPNEPAWQRLSPRLIPVHLAWLAPPAFTTLATLLGTGGRPGLQALITLASLTTAFLVVAGLNLTRLLTTGYRITTERLELRSGLLFRSRRAVPLERIRSADITARPLHRLLGLATVSIGAGAHGGSAGRALRLDGVTAVQAGALRQDLLNRRATLIAQRPGEPGPEAPPPLAELSWQWLRYAPLTIWGVGSLFALLGTAYKILHDLGVDPLKLGLVHGLTTAFTAVPLWLALPLALLLVAVLGTLAAVGQYLEGWYGYRLEREEGGILRVRRGLWIHRSVSIEERRLRGVELVEPFLLRRAGGARLNAIATGLGSAEENRTRGALLPAAPRAHALRVVGALLPDDQPSPLTAALRPHPAAARRRRINRAVALVALTAGALALPGIWLPVLLPVAAAVAVVLLPVALWLAVDAHRALGHALVGDYLVTRAGTFARRTVALERAGVIGWSISQSPFQRRLGLLTLTATTSAGGGAYRVRDVGVAEGLAFAEQAVPRLLAPFLEAG from the coding sequence GTGAGCACCGGCACCCAGGAACCGGCCGGGACGGCCGGGACCGCAGGGAGCGCAGGGAGCGCCGACACCGCCGGGACGACGGACGGCGCCGCAGCCGCCGGGCCCACCCGGCCCGCCGAGGCCGCCCAGCCCAACGAGCCCGCCTGGCAGCGGCTCAGTCCGCGGCTGATCCCGGTCCACCTGGCCTGGCTGGCCCCGCCCGCCTTCACCACCCTCGCCACCCTGCTCGGCACCGGCGGCCGGCCCGGCCTGCAGGCGCTGATCACCCTCGCCTCGCTCACCACGGCCTTCCTGGTGGTGGCCGGCCTCAACCTGACCCGGCTGCTGACCACCGGCTACCGGATCACCACCGAGCGGCTGGAGCTGCGCTCGGGCCTGCTCTTCCGCAGCCGCCGCGCCGTCCCGCTGGAGCGCATCCGCAGCGCGGACATCACCGCCCGTCCGCTGCACCGCCTGCTCGGGCTCGCCACCGTCAGCATCGGCGCCGGTGCGCACGGCGGCTCGGCCGGCCGGGCGCTGCGGCTGGACGGCGTCACCGCGGTCCAGGCCGGCGCGCTGCGCCAGGACCTGCTCAACCGCCGGGCCACCCTGATCGCCCAGCGGCCCGGCGAGCCGGGCCCCGAGGCGCCGCCGCCGCTCGCCGAACTGTCCTGGCAGTGGCTGCGCTACGCCCCGCTCACCATCTGGGGGGTCGGCAGCCTCTTCGCGCTCCTCGGCACCGCCTACAAGATCCTGCACGACCTGGGTGTCGACCCGCTGAAGCTGGGCCTGGTGCACGGGCTGACCACCGCCTTCACCGCCGTGCCGCTGTGGCTCGCGCTGCCGCTGGCGCTGCTGCTGGTGGCCGTGCTCGGCACGCTGGCCGCGGTCGGCCAGTACCTCGAAGGCTGGTACGGCTACCGCCTGGAGCGCGAGGAGGGCGGCATCCTGCGGGTGCGGCGCGGGCTGTGGATCCACCGCTCGGTCTCCATCGAGGAACGCCGGCTGCGCGGCGTCGAACTGGTCGAACCGTTCCTGCTGCGCCGCGCCGGCGGTGCGCGGCTGAACGCCATCGCCACCGGCCTCGGCAGCGCCGAGGAGAACCGTACCCGCGGCGCCCTGCTGCCGGCCGCGCCGCGCGCGCACGCCCTGCGGGTGGTCGGCGCACTGCTGCCGGACGATCAGCCGTCCCCGCTGACGGCCGCCTTGCGCCCGCACCCGGCGGCGGCCCGGCGGCGCCGGATCAACCGGGCGGTGGCGCTGGTCGCCCTCACCGCCGGAGCCCTGGCGCTGCCCGGCATCTGGCTGCCGGTGCTGCTGCCGGTCGCCGCCGCGGTCGCCGTCGTCCTGCTGCCCGTGGCGCTCTGGCTGGCCGTTGACGCCCACCGGGCGCTGGGCCACGCGCTGGTCGGCGACTACCTGGTGACCCGCGCGGGCACCTTCGCCCGGCGCACGGTCGCCCTGGAGCGCGCCGGGGTGATCGGCTGGAGCATCAGCCAGTCCCCGTTCCAGCGCCGCCTGGGGCTGCTCACGCTCACCGCGACCACGTCCGCGGGCGGCGGCGCCTACCGGGTGCGCGACGTGGGCGTGGCCGAGGGGCTCGCGTTCGCCGAGCAGGCCGTGCCGCGCCTGCTCGCCCCGTTCCTCGAAGCGGGCTGA
- a CDS encoding ACP S-malonyltransferase has product MGPSRFADFGRFMVVNRQARKRFAIADEVLGYRIFDALRQSEDDYAEVAQITSFVASLALVEWGGAQLPGPVDHCAGVSFGKMAAAAHAGVLPFEECVLLVAELARCEREYFAEQHTGIVTHSFVKVGPAALDELLAELAVADEWFEISSYLDHDMHMVSLDERALEGFKQRIGAVGGYSLYTMRPPAHAAIFAPLRERIDQEVLGGHRLRDPLLPIVSDQDGSLVTTAEQAREWILGGYTRPMRWPGVVDTLVAQGVRRIAIVGRDRLLRRLKCTTESLTALTLAPESALKPGG; this is encoded by the coding sequence ATGGGCCCGTCGCGATTCGCCGACTTCGGTCGGTTCATGGTGGTCAACAGGCAGGCCAGAAAACGCTTTGCGATCGCCGACGAGGTACTCGGCTACCGGATCTTCGACGCCCTGCGGCAGAGCGAGGACGACTATGCCGAGGTCGCACAGATCACCTCGTTCGTCGCCTCGCTCGCCCTGGTCGAGTGGGGCGGCGCGCAACTGCCGGGCCCGGTCGACCATTGCGCGGGGGTGAGCTTCGGCAAGATGGCCGCCGCCGCGCACGCGGGTGTGCTGCCGTTCGAGGAGTGCGTGCTGCTGGTCGCCGAACTCGCCCGCTGCGAGCGCGAGTACTTCGCCGAGCAGCACACCGGGATCGTCACCCACTCCTTCGTGAAGGTCGGCCCGGCCGCCCTCGACGAGCTGCTGGCCGAACTGGCCGTGGCCGACGAGTGGTTCGAGATCTCCTCGTACCTGGACCACGACATGCACATGGTGTCCCTCGACGAGCGGGCGCTGGAGGGCTTCAAGCAGCGGATCGGTGCGGTCGGCGGCTACTCCCTCTACACCATGCGCCCGCCCGCTCACGCGGCGATCTTCGCCCCGCTGCGTGAGCGGATCGACCAGGAGGTGCTCGGCGGCCACCGGTTGCGCGATCCGCTGCTGCCGATCGTCTCCGACCAGGACGGCTCGCTGGTCACCACCGCCGAGCAGGCCCGGGAGTGGATCCTGGGCGGCTACACCCGGCCGATGCGCTGGCCCGGCGTGGTGGACACGCTGGTCGCGCAGGGCGTGCGGCGCATCGCCATCGTCGGCCGGGACCGCCTGCTGCGCCGCCTCAAGTGCACCACCGAGAGCCTCACCGCCCTCACCCTCGCCCCGGAGTCGGCGCTCAAGCCCGGTGGTTGA